The following are encoded together in the Rhodothermales bacterium genome:
- a CDS encoding LuxR C-terminal-related transcriptional regulator, whose amino-acid sequence MKFDRGTAEEAKTDGVLFNIVLRRPHACAVLSSTHLHRLESASRALLNPLAAPDATAWIQEAGRLVRDFIGGERVVVISPSEPGRYQSEDAPEVADGVDDYIAGVTSEGILFTDPVIVTWYRLRQQTGQEVLSWDQSRHLVETNGHRMLDSPIVADVLQGQRYNDFAVLVRSTAVGDAMIWALHGTHGGFAFGEQTTAALSTLLPSFRAGLDALLRFGAHRHTLDAVSEPLAAFDADGRLLHRNPALTRLLDADPERDRVEVELRVLARRLRALAFPLRHEPAAPPTAEREATTSRGCYALRGLLLPATGSGFGEAVLISVALDAPPALPNPEVVRTRHGLTKREAEVAVLLAEGRSNADLAERLFVSPHTARHHVESVLSKLGLTSRAAVAARLMGAA is encoded by the coding sequence ATGAAATTCGACAGAGGCACGGCCGAGGAAGCGAAGACCGACGGGGTTCTTTTTAACATAGTACTCCGCCGTCCTCATGCCTGCGCCGTGCTCTCCTCCACCCACCTCCACCGGCTCGAATCCGCCAGCCGCGCGCTCCTCAACCCCCTCGCCGCACCCGACGCGACGGCGTGGATCCAGGAGGCCGGCCGCCTCGTGCGCGACTTCATCGGCGGCGAGCGCGTCGTCGTCATCTCGCCCTCCGAGCCGGGCCGCTACCAGAGCGAGGACGCCCCCGAAGTGGCCGACGGCGTGGACGATTACATCGCCGGGGTCACGTCGGAGGGCATCCTCTTCACCGACCCCGTTATCGTTACGTGGTACCGGCTCCGGCAGCAGACCGGCCAAGAGGTGCTCTCGTGGGACCAGAGCCGCCACCTCGTCGAGACCAACGGTCACCGGATGCTCGACTCGCCGATCGTGGCGGACGTGCTCCAGGGCCAACGCTACAACGACTTCGCCGTGCTCGTCCGCTCCACGGCCGTCGGCGATGCGATGATCTGGGCGCTCCACGGCACCCACGGCGGCTTTGCCTTCGGTGAGCAGACGACGGCCGCTCTCAGCACGCTCCTCCCCTCGTTCCGCGCTGGGCTCGACGCGCTCCTCCGCTTCGGCGCCCACCGCCACACGCTCGACGCCGTCTCCGAGCCCCTCGCCGCCTTCGACGCCGACGGCCGCCTCCTCCACCGCAACCCCGCTCTCACCCGGCTCCTCGACGCTGACCCCGAGCGAGATCGGGTCGAGGTCGAACTCCGCGTGCTCGCCCGTCGTCTCCGGGCCCTCGCCTTCCCCCTCCGCCACGAGCCGGCCGCCCCGCCTACGGCCGAACGCGAGGCCACGACGAGCCGGGGATGCTACGCGCTGCGCGGCCTCCTCCTCCCCGCAACGGGCAGCGGCTTCGGCGAAGCCGTCCTCATCTCCGTGGCCCTCGACGCACCGCCCGCGCTGCCCAACCCCGAGGTTGTCCGCACCCGCCACGGGCTGACGAAGCGGGAGGCCGAGGTGGCGGTCCTCCTCGCCGAGGGCCGCTCGAACGCCGACCTCGCCGAGCGGCTGTTCGTCTCGCCTCACACCGCGCGGCACCACGTCGAGAGCGTGCTTTCGAAGCTCGGGCTCACGAGCCGGGCCGCCGTCGCCGCCCGCCTGATGGGAGCAGCCTGA
- a CDS encoding T9SS type A sorting domain-containing protein — MTLKPLLLFLLLAAAPAAHAQLTLTRSDILGQLSRPTTATSFETGPSSALAVIAATGGANRTWDFSGLSFDVGITAVSEVVAPPVLGSDDPHLAEADLIVRTAIPESDSVAFGFYDTTADALAIRGFAAEGEVDGEPGVVLLRFAPPNRLFAFPLAFGTAWTDTYELQFVPFVEQIRIEETVENEVVGWGTLVTPAGSAEALMLSSRTFQTVRVVSTDPDTSFVVGQDSSYSISFVTRTGLGASIDLDGEGNVESGGYVVQTPTTASEPDAAPGQALLSAYPNPLRRGQTVTLGFAPATAGTVRIEVFDVLGRIVATVLDETRAAGPQQAPWRPDGLPAGLYLVRIVAGDRTETRRVTIVE; from the coding sequence ATGACCCTGAAACCGCTACTCCTTTTCCTGCTCCTCGCTGCCGCTCCGGCCGCGCACGCGCAGCTCACCCTCACGCGCTCCGACATCCTCGGCCAGCTCAGCCGCCCCACGACGGCGACCTCGTTCGAGACCGGGCCGTCGTCCGCCCTCGCCGTGATCGCGGCGACGGGCGGGGCGAACCGGACGTGGGACTTCTCCGGCCTCTCGTTCGACGTGGGCATCACGGCCGTCTCCGAGGTCGTCGCCCCGCCCGTCCTCGGCTCCGACGACCCCCACCTCGCCGAGGCCGACCTCATCGTCCGCACGGCCATTCCCGAGTCGGACTCCGTCGCCTTCGGGTTCTACGACACTACCGCCGACGCCCTCGCGATCCGTGGTTTCGCTGCCGAGGGCGAGGTGGACGGCGAGCCTGGCGTCGTCCTGCTGAGGTTCGCACCGCCCAATCGGCTCTTCGCGTTCCCGCTGGCGTTCGGGACCGCGTGGACCGACACGTACGAGCTACAATTCGTCCCCTTCGTCGAGCAGATTCGGATCGAGGAGACCGTCGAGAACGAGGTCGTCGGGTGGGGCACGCTCGTCACGCCGGCCGGCTCGGCCGAGGCGCTCATGCTCTCGTCGCGGACGTTCCAGACCGTTCGCGTCGTCAGCACGGACCCTGACACCTCGTTCGTCGTCGGCCAGGATTCGTCGTACTCGATCTCGTTCGTGACGCGCACCGGGCTCGGCGCCAGCATCGACCTCGACGGTGAGGGCAACGTCGAGAGCGGCGGCTACGTCGTTCAGACGCCGACGACGGCGTCGGAGCCCGACGCGGCGCCGGGGCAGGCGCTCCTCTCCGCCTATCCGAACCCGCTCCGACGTGGGCAGACCGTGACGCTCGGCTTCGCACCGGCCACGGCGGGGACCGTTCGCATCGAGGTATTCGACGTGCTGGGCCGCATCGTCGCCACCGTGCTCGATGAGACGCGGGCGGCGGGCCCGCAGCAGGCGCCGTGGCGGCCTGACGGCTTGCCTGCCGGACTCTACCTCGTCCGTATCGTGGCGGGCGACCGCACCGAGACGCGCCGCGTTACGATCGTGGAATGA
- a CDS encoding T9SS type A sorting domain-containing protein: MRTTTTLLLLLASFPLFRPALATDCAWTGGTGDWNVATNWSCGTVPGADDDVTVNTFDAVVTLNTAATIGALTFSRGTLTGSGALTVNGAFAWIDGGTLGAAVTVFGESTFSSQVSMRISGTLDLAGGATWSNGNINMTDGAVLLNRTGRTFTDSAVGSHSIARVSVTSTEPVVTNGGTWVTEGVGGTAMNVQFNNAGALVVNGGGLEFVSPGQLTQGNTATLRGTSVLDVDSGIAFTNAGSTQPGNGAGVPAVLSVRGDFPMTTNEHDLQIDLAGTAPGTGYDQLDVENGDVTVNGRLFLTFADGFVPTVGQTFAVLTHTGNGSVSGCYESEDIVVSPEAYEVAVVCTDEGIVAQVVAVTAGDPGAAPDALALSAAYPNPFRTSTALVLTAPAAQRVTVELFDALGRNVATLFDGAVAGGEVRTLALEAVALPSGLYVVRARGEGFTLTRRVTLLR, encoded by the coding sequence ATGCGCACGACTACAACCCTCCTGCTCCTCCTCGCGAGCTTCCCGCTCTTCCGCCCCGCCCTCGCCACCGACTGCGCGTGGACGGGCGGCACGGGCGACTGGAACGTCGCCACGAACTGGTCCTGCGGCACCGTCCCCGGCGCCGACGACGACGTCACCGTCAACACGTTCGACGCCGTCGTCACGCTCAACACCGCCGCCACGATCGGTGCCCTCACCTTCAGCCGGGGCACGCTCACCGGCAGCGGTGCCCTCACCGTCAACGGCGCCTTCGCCTGGATCGATGGCGGGACGCTGGGCGCCGCCGTCACCGTCTTCGGCGAGAGCACGTTCAGCAGCCAGGTCTCGATGCGGATCTCCGGCACGCTCGACCTCGCGGGCGGCGCCACGTGGTCCAACGGCAACATCAACATGACGGACGGCGCTGTCCTGCTCAACCGCACCGGCCGGACCTTCACCGACAGCGCCGTCGGCTCGCACTCCATCGCCCGCGTCAGCGTCACATCGACCGAGCCCGTCGTTACGAACGGGGGGACGTGGGTCACCGAGGGTGTCGGTGGCACGGCGATGAACGTCCAGTTCAACAACGCCGGCGCCCTCGTCGTCAACGGCGGCGGGCTCGAGTTCGTCAGCCCCGGCCAGCTCACGCAGGGCAACACCGCCACGCTCCGCGGGACGTCCGTGCTGGACGTGGACAGCGGGATCGCGTTCACGAATGCGGGGAGCACGCAACCCGGCAACGGGGCTGGCGTGCCCGCCGTCCTGTCCGTCCGGGGCGACTTCCCGATGACGACGAACGAGCACGACCTCCAGATCGACCTCGCGGGCACCGCGCCCGGCACTGGGTACGACCAACTCGACGTCGAGAACGGCGACGTGACGGTTAACGGCCGGCTCTTCCTCACCTTCGCCGACGGGTTCGTGCCTACGGTGGGCCAGACCTTCGCTGTCCTCACGCACACCGGCAACGGCAGCGTCTCGGGGTGCTACGAGTCAGAAGACATCGTCGTCAGCCCCGAAGCCTACGAGGTCGCGGTCGTCTGCACGGACGAGGGCATCGTGGCGCAGGTCGTCGCCGTGACGGCGGGCGATCCGGGTGCGGCCCCCGACGCGCTCGCGCTTTCGGCGGCTTATCCCAACCCGTTCCGCACGAGCACGGCGCTCGTGCTCACCGCGCCAGCCGCGCAACGCGTCACCGTCGAGCTCTTCGACGCGCTCGGCCGGAACGTGGCGACGCTCTTCGACGGGGCCGTCGCGGGGGGGGAGGTGCGCACGCTGGCGCTGGAGGCGGTCGCACTCCCGAGCGGGCTCTACGTCGTCCGCGCCCGTGGCGAGGGGTTCACGCTCACGCGTCGCGTCACGCTCCTCCGCTAG
- a CDS encoding SEC-C metal-binding domain-containing protein, with translation MNAGRNEPCPCGSGKKHKHCCAGKTPWYKEAKWTGALVALVLLGGLFLAGIAFTDAGDDDSDGSAVPGRVWSEEHQHWHDAP, from the coding sequence ATGAACGCCGGAAGAAACGAGCCCTGCCCCTGCGGCAGCGGCAAGAAACACAAGCACTGCTGCGCCGGAAAAACGCCGTGGTACAAGGAAGCGAAGTGGACCGGGGCGCTCGTCGCGCTCGTCCTTCTCGGTGGCCTGTTCCTCGCCGGCATCGCCTTCACGGATGCTGGGGATGACGACTCCGACGGCTCGGCGGTGCCGGGTCGCGTGTGGTCCGAGGAGCACCAGCACTGGCACGACGCGCCGTAG
- a CDS encoding ion channel DMI1 translates to MPRRLANRFKFRLERFILRGALFRLLVIALVMGAIALVAGLLVYLFTGGFAQPGEAIWWAFLRMTDSGYLGDDEGAFLRTVSTFLTVAGIVLFLGALIAILTQWLNQTIEELEGGHTPVALRNHIVILGWTNRTAAVVRELILSEGRMRRFLRRHGTRGLRIAILAEEEPAPLLLELRERLGALWNERQVILRSGTPLRLDHLRRVDFLNAATILLPAADFSDKDASADTQVIKTLLSMTNHPAVRTGAGTARPLPPVVAEIFDAQKIPIARGAYGGRVELLASDSIISRLIAQNVRHRGLSHVYGELLSHGRGNELYIREHPAFDGLPLHALHGAFPTAVLLGIVRQHGESFSPFLNPRSDFTAAPGDRFVLLARDYDDAAPDPRFTPAAIATGESAPRTGRPVEERQILLLGWSHRVPALLQEFDSYHEEAFQIDILSLVPAAERERYMERYDVRPSRIALTHIEGDYNAPADLRRANPDAYTNVVLIGSDWLESGAESDARTILGHLLLRDLLPDDGPEILLELLDPENLSLFRRRPSEVLISPMILSHMLAQVALRPELRAVFDELFGPGGAEIAFVPAPRYGLGTEPVTFPAIQQRATQRGEIALGVRLAPRDGETGSTVRLNPPKKTEWALGPSDDLVVLTTYA, encoded by the coding sequence ATGCCGCGCCGCCTCGCCAACCGCTTCAAGTTCCGGCTCGAACGATTCATCCTACGCGGCGCGCTGTTCCGCCTCCTCGTGATTGCGCTCGTGATGGGGGCGATCGCGCTCGTCGCGGGCCTGCTCGTTTACCTCTTCACGGGCGGATTCGCGCAGCCCGGCGAGGCGATCTGGTGGGCCTTCCTCCGCATGACGGACTCCGGCTACCTCGGCGACGACGAGGGTGCCTTCCTGCGCACGGTGTCGACGTTCTTGACGGTCGCCGGCATCGTCCTCTTCCTCGGCGCGCTCATCGCGATCCTCACGCAGTGGCTGAACCAGACGATCGAGGAGCTCGAAGGGGGACACACGCCGGTCGCGCTGCGCAACCACATCGTGATCCTCGGGTGGACGAACCGGACGGCGGCCGTCGTCCGCGAGCTGATCCTGTCGGAGGGGCGGATGCGGCGGTTCCTCCGGCGCCACGGCACGCGCGGGCTCCGCATCGCGATCCTCGCCGAAGAGGAGCCGGCCCCGCTCCTCCTCGAGCTGCGCGAACGGCTCGGCGCACTCTGGAACGAGCGGCAGGTCATCCTCCGCTCCGGGACCCCGCTCCGCCTCGACCACCTCCGCCGCGTCGACTTCCTCAACGCCGCGACGATTCTCCTCCCCGCCGCCGACTTCAGCGACAAGGACGCGAGCGCCGACACCCAGGTCATCAAGACGCTGCTCTCGATGACGAACCACCCCGCCGTGCGCACAGGAGCCGGCACGGCGCGCCCGCTCCCCCCCGTCGTCGCCGAGATCTTCGACGCGCAGAAGATCCCGATCGCGCGCGGGGCCTACGGCGGCCGGGTCGAGCTCCTCGCCAGCGACTCGATCATCAGCCGGCTCATCGCACAGAACGTGCGGCACCGGGGCCTCTCCCACGTTTACGGCGAGTTGCTTTCCCACGGGCGCGGCAACGAACTCTACATCCGCGAGCACCCCGCCTTCGACGGCCTCCCGCTGCACGCGCTGCACGGTGCGTTCCCCACCGCCGTACTCCTCGGCATCGTCCGCCAGCACGGCGAGAGCTTCTCGCCGTTCCTCAACCCGCGCTCGGACTTCACCGCCGCGCCCGGCGACCGCTTCGTCCTCCTCGCCCGAGACTACGACGACGCGGCGCCCGACCCCCGCTTCACCCCTGCCGCCATAGCAACCGGAGAATCGGCTCCGCGAACGGGTCGTCCCGTGGAAGAACGGCAGATCCTCCTCCTCGGCTGGAGCCACCGCGTCCCCGCGCTCCTGCAGGAGTTCGACAGCTACCACGAGGAGGCCTTCCAGATCGACATCCTCTCGCTCGTCCCGGCCGCCGAGCGGGAGCGTTACATGGAGCGCTACGACGTCCGCCCGAGCCGGATCGCCCTCACCCACATCGAGGGCGACTACAACGCGCCCGCCGACCTGCGGCGCGCGAATCCGGATGCCTACACGAACGTCGTCCTCATCGGGAGCGACTGGCTGGAGTCGGGCGCGGAGTCCGACGCGCGGACCATCCTCGGTCACCTCCTCCTGCGCGACCTCCTGCCGGATGACGGCCCCGAGATCCTCCTCGAACTCCTCGACCCCGAGAACCTCTCGCTTTTCCGCCGCCGCCCAAGCGAGGTCCTGATCAGCCCGATGATCCTGAGCCACATGCTCGCCCAGGTCGCCCTGCGCCCGGAATTGCGCGCCGTGTTCGACGAGCTGTTCGGCCCCGGCGGGGCTGAGATCGCCTTCGTGCCAGCGCCGCGGTATGGACTCGGCACCGAGCCGGTCACGTTCCCCGCGATCCAGCAGCGCGCGACGCAGCGGGGCGAGATCGCCCTCGGCGTGCGCCTCGCGCCTCGCGACGGCGAGACCGGCAGCACCGTCCGGCTCAACCCGCCGAAGAAGACCGAGTGGGCGCTCGGGCCGAGCGACGACCTCGTCGTGCTCACGACCTACGCCTGA
- a CDS encoding NAD-dependent epimerase/dehydratase family protein, whose product MTDQKRVLVTGAGGFIGHHLVNYLKDKGYWVRGVDIKRPEFEATRADEFDLLDLRRWDACLEAVRPTPDGRKIDHVYALAADMGGMGFISANHSLILHNNVLINTHTIEAARKAGVERYFYTSSACVYPEHLQTSADAAALKEDDAYPAAPQDAYGWEKLFTELLCHYYSGDYGMETRTVRFHNVYGELGTWEGGREKAPAAMCRKTAYAKLLGGKEGSPGGSPQIEIWGDGEQTRSFMHVDDCVEGVYRLMMSDYSEPLNLGRDRMVTINKLADIAADAAGIEIEHVHIDGPMGVRGRNSDNSKLREVLGWEPKIALEEGLARTYNWIEAQLRDKLARQERDAERDAELAEVA is encoded by the coding sequence ATGACTGATCAGAAACGCGTCCTCGTCACCGGAGCCGGTGGCTTCATCGGCCACCACCTCGTCAACTATCTCAAGGACAAGGGCTACTGGGTCCGCGGCGTCGACATCAAGCGCCCTGAGTTCGAGGCCACGCGCGCCGACGAGTTCGACCTCCTCGACCTCCGCCGGTGGGACGCCTGCCTCGAAGCCGTGCGTCCGACCCCGGACGGCCGGAAGATCGATCACGTGTACGCCCTCGCGGCCGACATGGGCGGGATGGGCTTCATCTCGGCCAACCACAGCCTGATCCTGCACAACAACGTCCTCATCAACACGCACACGATCGAGGCGGCGCGCAAGGCCGGCGTCGAGCGCTACTTCTACACGTCGAGCGCGTGCGTCTACCCCGAGCACCTCCAGACCTCGGCCGACGCCGCGGCGCTGAAGGAGGACGACGCCTACCCGGCGGCCCCGCAGGACGCCTACGGATGGGAGAAGCTCTTCACCGAGTTGCTGTGCCACTACTACTCCGGCGACTACGGCATGGAGACGCGGACCGTCCGCTTCCACAACGTCTACGGCGAACTCGGCACGTGGGAAGGCGGACGCGAGAAAGCGCCCGCCGCGATGTGCCGGAAGACGGCCTACGCCAAGCTTCTCGGCGGCAAGGAGGGCAGCCCCGGCGGCTCGCCGCAGATCGAGATCTGGGGCGACGGCGAGCAGACCCGCTCGTTCATGCACGTCGACGACTGCGTCGAGGGCGTCTACCGCCTGATGATGAGCGACTACAGCGAGCCGCTCAACCTCGGCCGCGACCGGATGGTGACGATCAACAAGCTCGCCGACATCGCCGCCGACGCCGCCGGCATCGAGATCGAGCACGTCCACATCGACGGCCCGATGGGCGTGCGCGGGCGGAACTCGGATAACTCGAAGCTCCGCGAGGTCCTCGGCTGGGAGCCGAAGATCGCGCTCGAAGAAGGCCTCGCCCGGACGTACAACTGGATCGAGGCGCAGCTCCGCGACAAGCTCGCCCGCCAAGAGCGTGATGCCGAGCGCGACGCCGAGTTGGCCGAAGTCGCCTGA
- the wecB gene encoding UDP-N-acetylglucosamine 2-epimerase (non-hydrolyzing), which produces MHILSVVGARPNFMKVGPLHRALAHVDGVRSRIVHTGQHYDERMSDVFFRQLELPEPDVYLGVGSGSHAEQTGRVMMAFETVVMEEKPDLVIVVGDVNSTLAAALVATKLHVPVAHVEAGLRSGDRRMPEEINRLATDAIADYLFVTEQSGRDHLRREGVPDERVHFVGNVMIDSLVHFRAKAADSTVLEDVGVEPKGYALVTMHRPSNVDDPARLAELVRMLEAVAERYPVVFPIHPRTRKNLTTAGLMDRLDALNAVHLLDPVGYLEFLKLMEHAAVVVTDSGGIQEETTYLGVPCLTLRSSTERPVTVDVGTNVLLPLDADRVAERVRDVAAGRFKQGSVPPLWDGRAAERIAAVLVR; this is translated from the coding sequence ATGCACATCCTCAGCGTCGTCGGCGCCCGTCCCAACTTCATGAAGGTCGGCCCCCTCCACCGGGCCCTCGCCCACGTCGACGGCGTCCGCTCGCGCATCGTCCACACCGGGCAGCACTACGACGAGCGGATGAGCGACGTCTTCTTCCGTCAGCTCGAACTCCCCGAGCCCGACGTGTACCTCGGCGTCGGCAGCGGCTCGCACGCCGAGCAGACGGGCCGCGTGATGATGGCCTTCGAGACCGTGGTGATGGAGGAGAAGCCGGACCTCGTCATCGTCGTCGGTGACGTGAACTCGACGCTCGCGGCGGCGCTCGTGGCGACGAAGCTGCACGTGCCCGTCGCCCACGTCGAGGCCGGGTTGCGGAGCGGGGACCGGCGGATGCCGGAGGAGATCAACCGGCTCGCCACCGACGCGATTGCCGACTACCTCTTCGTCACGGAGCAGAGCGGACGCGATCACCTCCGTCGAGAAGGCGTGCCCGACGAGCGTGTCCACTTCGTCGGGAATGTGATGATCGACTCGCTCGTGCACTTCCGCGCGAAGGCTGCCGATTCCACGGTCTTGGAGGACGTGGGCGTCGAGCCGAAGGGCTACGCGCTCGTCACGATGCACCGGCCGTCGAACGTGGACGACCCGGCGCGGCTCGCCGAACTCGTCCGCATGCTCGAAGCCGTCGCCGAGCGCTATCCCGTGGTCTTCCCCATCCACCCGCGCACCCGAAAGAACCTCACCACGGCCGGGCTCATGGACCGGCTCGACGCGCTCAACGCCGTGCATCTGCTCGATCCCGTGGGCTACCTCGAATTCCTCAAGCTCATGGAGCACGCGGCGGTCGTCGTCACCGATTCCGGCGGGATTCAGGAGGAGACGACGTACCTCGGCGTCCCGTGCCTCACGCTACGCTCCAGCACCGAGCGTCCGGTGACGGTGGACGTCGGGACGAACGTGTTGCTTCCGCTGGATGCAGATCGGGTGGCGGAGCGTGTGCGCGACGTGGCGGCGGGCCGGTTCAAGCAGGGCTCGGTGCCGCCGCTGTGGGACGGGCGAGCCGCGGAGCGCATCGCCGCCGTGCTCGTGCGGTAG
- a CDS encoding capsule assembly Wzi family protein — protein MRTVALFFALLLAAPAVHAQQEGLLQPDDEFSRVLQRQRVLGRLPGAHLGARPLSAYTARAYADSALAVGGPLGSADRALLRRLTGRTAGPGVATVRRLTPFLYGDGNSFYSVRADDYALEVEPLANLSYGRARQSAREDREATVPLWQNTRGVRAAGHVGDHIFFEARLEENQRRPVATAYDQRVLTAPRLGNSKIQDGTTYDYFVATGVVGFRSKYFEARFGRDRNEWGYGRTSLHLSDYATVYDQLQIRTQFWRLHYTNLFAQFAAFRPADEPQDSIVPRKYGVFHRLAIDLPARVQVELFESVIFASDSTGAGRRPGFDLAYLNPIIFYRAVEHDLGSPDNALLGAGVSWVATPGVELYAQGILDELTVSEFGNDWWGNKWGYLVGLYLVDPGIGETRLRDFDLRVEYARQRPFLYGHRTEATAYVHYGDYLGHPAGPNSSDLAVFATYRPWARLLAAVNLAFTTRGRDPEGEIFGADPTRPYSERDRSLDRSAETLRGIRQNLVLAEARIGYELLPSLFVEGTLRAESVDDAERGLDRYVAPSAALRWGLPFQSTRY, from the coding sequence ATGCGGACCGTCGCTCTCTTCTTCGCCCTGCTCCTCGCGGCCCCGGCCGTGCATGCCCAGCAGGAAGGGCTGCTGCAACCCGACGACGAGTTCAGCCGCGTGCTCCAACGCCAGCGCGTGCTCGGCCGGCTCCCCGGTGCCCACCTCGGCGCCCGCCCGCTCTCGGCCTACACCGCCCGCGCCTATGCGGACTCGGCGCTCGCCGTCGGGGGCCCGCTCGGCAGCGCCGACCGCGCCCTGCTCCGGCGCCTCACCGGGCGGACCGCCGGCCCCGGCGTCGCCACCGTCCGCCGCCTCACCCCGTTCCTCTACGGCGACGGCAACAGCTTCTACTCCGTCCGCGCTGACGACTACGCCCTTGAAGTCGAGCCCCTCGCGAACCTCTCGTATGGACGGGCCCGGCAGTCGGCGCGGGAGGACCGCGAGGCGACGGTCCCGCTCTGGCAGAACACGCGCGGAGTCCGCGCCGCCGGCCACGTCGGGGACCACATCTTCTTCGAGGCACGGCTCGAAGAGAACCAGCGGCGGCCCGTAGCGACAGCGTACGACCAAAGGGTGCTCACCGCCCCCCGGCTCGGGAATAGCAAGATTCAGGACGGCACGACCTACGACTACTTCGTCGCGACCGGCGTCGTGGGCTTTAGGAGCAAGTACTTCGAAGCGCGCTTCGGGCGCGACCGGAACGAGTGGGGCTACGGCCGCACCAGCCTCCACCTCTCCGACTACGCCACGGTCTACGACCAACTCCAGATTCGGACGCAGTTCTGGCGGCTCCATTACACGAACCTGTTCGCCCAGTTCGCCGCGTTCCGCCCGGCCGACGAGCCGCAAGACTCCATCGTTCCCCGCAAGTACGGCGTGTTCCACCGGCTCGCCATCGACCTCCCCGCGCGCGTCCAGGTCGAGCTGTTCGAGTCCGTCATCTTCGCCTCGGACTCCACCGGCGCCGGCCGCCGCCCGGGCTTCGACCTCGCCTACCTCAACCCCATCATCTTCTACCGCGCCGTCGAGCACGACCTCGGCAGCCCCGACAACGCGCTCCTCGGTGCCGGCGTCTCGTGGGTCGCCACGCCGGGCGTCGAACTCTACGCGCAGGGCATCCTCGACGAGTTGACCGTGAGCGAGTTCGGGAACGACTGGTGGGGCAACAAGTGGGGCTACCTCGTCGGGCTCTACCTCGTCGATCCGGGCATCGGCGAGACGCGGCTACGCGACTTCGACCTCCGTGTCGAGTACGCGCGGCAGCGGCCGTTCCTCTATGGGCACCGGACCGAGGCGACGGCCTACGTCCACTACGGCGACTACCTCGGCCACCCGGCCGGGCCGAACTCGTCGGACCTCGCCGTCTTCGCCACGTACCGCCCGTGGGCGCGCCTGCTGGCCGCCGTCAACCTCGCGTTCACGACGCGGGGCCGGGACCCCGAGGGCGAGATCTTCGGCGCCGACCCGACCCGGCCGTACAGCGAACGCGACCGGAGCCTCGACCGCTCGGCAGAGACGTTGCGCGGGATCCGCCAGAACCTCGTGCTCGCCGAAGCTCGCATCGGCTACGAGCTGCTCCCGTCCCTCTTCGTCGAAGGCACCCTCCGCGCCGAGTCGGTGGACGACGCCGAGCGCGGGCTCGACCGCTACGTCGCCCCGTCCGCCGCGCTTCGCTGGGGCCTCCCCTTCCAGAGCACGCGCTACTAG